From the genome of bacterium, one region includes:
- a CDS encoding nucleoside-diphosphate kinase translates to MTLVSKAERTLLLVKPDGVKRGLIGETIHRLEQRGLKIIALKMVQPTEEHIEGFLPKSDKWLEGMGNKTLGTYTQYNIDPIKELGTNDPLKIGKMIKKWLVDFWMSGPVVAMVVSGIHAIDMTRKIVGNTLPAKADMGTIRGDYSVDSPALANMDKRAIHNVVHASGDPEEAAHEVLHWFAPEEIHDYKRAEEDIMF, encoded by the coding sequence ATGACCTTAGTTTCAAAAGCAGAGAGAACCTTGTTGTTGGTGAAACCCGATGGAGTCAAGCGAGGGTTGATTGGTGAAACGATTCATCGCCTTGAACAGCGAGGATTAAAGATAATCGCTCTTAAAATGGTTCAGCCAACCGAAGAGCATATAGAAGGATTTTTGCCTAAATCCGATAAATGGCTTGAAGGTATGGGCAATAAAACTTTAGGAACTTATACGCAGTATAATATTGATCCTATTAAGGAATTAGGCACTAATGATCCATTGAAAATCGGCAAGATGATCAAAAAGTGGTTGGTTGATTTTTGGATGTCCGGTCCGGTGGTGGCGATGGTTGTTTCCGGAATTCACGCTATTGATATGACGAGAAAGATTGTCGGCAATACTCTTCCTGCGAAAGCGGATATGGGAACAATTCGCGGAGATTATTCGGTGGATTCGCCGGCTTTGGCGAATATGGACAAGCGCGCGATTCACAATGTGGTTCACGCGTCGGGAGATCCGGAAGAAGCGGCGCATGAAGTTTTACATTGGTTCGCGCCGGAAGAAATTCATGACTATAAGCGCGCCGAGGAAGATATAATGTTTTAA